A region of the Myxococcales bacterium genome:
TACATGAGCACCAGCCCTTGCCGTTGGCGACCACCCGCGCGCCGGTCAGCGCGCCGGCGTCGGGGCCGGGCGGATCGAGCGCCAGCGCCTGACCTCGCCGAAGGTCGCGACTGGCACCATCGGCTGCAACCAGCCGTCGAGCAGCGCCTCGGCGTCGTCCCAGCCGACCTCGACGAAGCGCTCGCGGGCCTCGTCGACGTGCCACAGCTCCTCGCGCATCGGCACGTCGGCCGCGGCCAGCGCCGCCATCTCGTGCTCGAGCGCCGCCGCCAGGGTCGGCAGCTCGTCGGCGATCCGGCCCGCGACCAGCACCCGCTGGCCCACGCCCAGCGAGTGGCCCAGGCGCAGCTCGACCAGCGGATCGACCCGGCGCGCGGCCTCGAGCAAGAGCAGGCCCAGCCCGCGCCGCAGGATGCGCTCGCCGTCGTTGCTGGCGCTGGTCAGCGGCGCGACCTGCACGGCGACGTGATCCGGGTGCCCAGCGACACCGGCCGACGATCGATCAGCGCCGCGACCACGACGTCGCCGTTCGCGCGCGCCAGCAGGCTGCCGACGGTCACCCCGGTCGGCACCTGGCGGACTCGTCGCCGATCCGGACGCGGATCTGCGTGCGGCGCGGCAGCGAGCGCTCGGTCAGGAGCGCGCCGACGGAGTCGGTGACCTCGGTCAGGCGCACGCCCAGGCCCGACACGACCGCCTCGAGCAGCCACAGCGCCGCGGTCGGGTCGGCCGCCGCCAGCTCGCGGTAGGCGTCGCGGGTCAGGACGCCCAGCACCAGCGGCGTCACCGCCACGACGCTGGCCGCGCGGGGCCCGCCGCCGATCATCCCGAGCTCGCCGAAGTGCTGGCCCGGCAGCAGCCGCGCCAGCGTCACGTCGCCGCGCCGGGCCTCGGCCACGCCGTCGAGGATCACGTACATCGTCCGGTCGCCGTCGCCCTCGCGCACGACGACCGCGCCGTCGGGCACCTCGAGCCGGCGCAGCCGCGCCGCGACCGCGACCCGGGCCGCGGGATCGAGCGCGTCGAGCAGCGCGCCGTCGAGGCTGTGCGCGGTCGGGTCGGCCAGCGGCGGCGCGCGCCTCATCCGAGGGATCCGACGGAGACTGGCACGGAGGCTGGGACGGCGGTCATGCTCGTGATCGTGATCGTGATTCGTGATCGCGGTCAGCGGGCTACGGGGCGCACACGCCGTACTCGGTGCCGCCGACCGACAGCGCCGGGTTGAAGCCGACGCAGGTCGTGCCCGCCACCGACACACACTCGTTGCCGGCCGGCCGCGTGCACACCTTGCGGCAGCGCTGCTGGGCGTTGTAGGTCGAGCACAGCGTGTTCGACGAGCAGGTCGCGTCGGACGTGCACGCCGCGCCGATCGCGCCGGCGCCCGGGGTCGCGCAGTCGAGGATGTCGAGCGGGTTGCCGGCCCGCGTGGTCGTGAAGAAGCCGCACTTCTGCCCGGCCGGGCAGCCGCCGGCCGCGCTGTTGGTCGGGCTGCAGTTGGCCGAGCAGGTCAGCGCGCCCGGGATCGGCTGCGCCATCTGGTCGGTGATCTGGATCGCGCACAGCGCCCGCGGCTGCGGGCAGTCGCCGTCGGCCGCGCAGTACTTGTGGCAGCGCCCGCCCGCGCAGACGAAGCCGGTCGCGCACCTGAGAACGTCGAACAGGTGCTGGCCTCGGTGCCCGGCACGTTGACCGCCCGGCACGCCGTGCCCATCAGATCGGTGAAGTCGATGTCGCAGGTCAGCGGCGGCGTGCACCCGCACTGCGGGAACAGCGAGCACGGCTGGGTCGAGCAGCCGTTGGCGTCGGTCGGCGCGTCGGTCGGCGCGTCGGTCGCGCCGTCGACCGCGGTGGCGTCGGCGCTGGCGCCGTCGGGACCACCGGCGCCGTCGGGCGTCGCGCCGTCGGGATCGGGGTCGGCGCCGTCGACCGCGGCGGTGCCGTCGGAGGTCGCGCCGTCGTCGTCGGCCACCGCGTCCACGTCGGCGCCGGCCGGCCGCGACGACGCGCACCCGCCCAGGGTCGTTGCTGCGGACAGGGCCAGGGCGAGCAAGCGGGCACGGAGCTGCATCACCTCGATCCTCAGATCCACCGCCGGCGATCGCAAGCTGTTTCGCCCGTAACCTCTGCTACGTTCCACCTACATGAGCCTGGTGGCGGCCGATCGTCTGACGGGGGAAGGCAACGCACTCTTTCAGCAGGGCGACTTCGCCGGCGCGGCCGAGCGCTACGAGCGCGCCGCGGTGTTGTTCCCCGAGCACCACCTCGCCTGGAAGGGCCTCGGCCACGCGCTCCTGTGCCTGGCGCGCCCCACCGAGGCCGCGCGCGCGTTCGACCGCGCCATCGGCCTCAAGTCCGACAGCGCCACCGCGCTCTGGGGCGGCGCGCTCGCCCACGCCGACCTCGGCCACAAGCCGATCGCGCAGAACTACCTCAAGCGCACGCTCGCGCTGCAGCCGTCGTGGACCGAGCTCGCGCGCTCGGTGCCCGCGCTCGCGCAGTTCCTCCAGATCTCGACCTACGCCGGCGAGATCCTGCGGGTCGCGCTCGGCCCGCCCAGCCTGCGCACGTTCCGGCACGCCGCCGATCCCACCCGCGCGATCGACGTCGCGCGCTACCCCGACGTGCCCGAGCCCGGCCACGTCACCTACGGCTCGCTCGGCCTGTCCAACGTCGAGTGGCCCGACGGCCGCCCGCGCATCGAGGTGCTGCTGGCGTGCGTGCACGACAGCGCCGGCATGCCGCAGCTCGTCGCCAACACCGCGTTTCACATCATCGATCAGCAGTTCTACCCGACGCCCGGCAGCGTCGTGCGCGACCTCGTCGGCGTGCTCCGCCTCGGCGACCTGTCGCTGCGCTTCCCGCACATGTTCTTCACCGTGCCCCGCCGCTGGGGCCTGCGCCTGCCGCTCGACGAGGGCCCCCCCGCGATCACGATCACCTCGGCCGTGCCGATCAGCGAGCGC
Encoded here:
- a CDS encoding cyclic nucleotide-binding domain-containing protein — its product is MRRAPPLADPTAHSLDGALLDALDPAARVAVAARLRRLEVPDGAVVVREGDGDRTMYVILDGVAEARRGDVTLARLLPGQHFGELGMIGGGPRAASVVAVTPLVLGVLTRDAYRELAAADPTAALWLLEAVVSGLGVRLTEVTDSVGALLTERSLPRRTQIRVRIGDESARCRPG
- a CDS encoding tetratricopeptide repeat protein, with translation MSLVAADRLTGEGNALFQQGDFAGAAERYERAAVLFPEHHLAWKGLGHALLCLARPTEAARAFDRAIGLKSDSATALWGGALAHADLGHKPIAQNYLKRTLALQPSWTELARSVPALAQFLQISTYAGEILRVALGPPSLRTFRHAADPTRAIDVARYPDVPEPGHVTYGSLGLSNVEWPDGRPRIEVLLACVHDSAGMPQLVANTAFHIIDQQFYPTPGSVVRDLVGVLRLGDLSLRFPHMFFTVPRRWGLRLPLDEGPPAITITSAVPISEREYRYWKDGGEDLPRRLAAVDTADFARAEVV